In the genome of Cupriavidus malaysiensis, one region contains:
- a CDS encoding serine aminopeptidase domain-containing protein translates to MKSKLRILACALACLLQSAWAQAEEADRSQDLARADGSRIRFYLDQRDASAQADQLLVVIQGSDCNSVTRVEAIRAYIARVMPAADILTVEKYGIDASLPYSDDPARADCPLAYVRHDSLAQRAADLDAVIADVLRRHGYRQVVALGGSEGAVVAHLLAARSDRISATIAFNGGGRWFLDDVLHSIASAPGTPREKAESKRGMRAFARHVRTATPAARAAIAASGHGYRWWRDALDTDQLAVLQASRSPALIIQAGADDSVSPEAVLAMVARLHQAGKRNITYKTYASLDHRLRGPDGQSHMAEVVDDMAAWLQDAGIVP, encoded by the coding sequence GTGAAATCCAAGCTGCGGATACTTGCCTGCGCGCTGGCCTGCCTGCTGCAGTCCGCATGGGCACAGGCGGAGGAAGCGGACCGGAGCCAGGACCTGGCCCGTGCGGACGGCTCGCGGATCCGCTTCTACCTCGACCAGCGCGATGCCTCCGCGCAGGCGGACCAACTGCTGGTGGTGATCCAGGGCTCGGATTGCAACAGCGTGACCCGGGTCGAGGCGATCCGCGCCTACATTGCGCGGGTGATGCCGGCAGCCGACATCCTGACGGTGGAGAAGTACGGTATCGATGCCAGCCTGCCCTACAGCGACGATCCCGCACGCGCGGATTGCCCGCTTGCCTATGTTCGGCACGACAGCCTCGCACAACGCGCCGCGGACCTGGACGCCGTCATCGCCGACGTGCTGCGCCGGCACGGCTATCGCCAGGTGGTGGCCCTCGGCGGCAGCGAAGGGGCAGTGGTCGCGCACCTGCTGGCGGCGCGCTCGGATCGCATCTCGGCCACCATCGCCTTCAATGGCGGCGGCCGATGGTTCCTCGACGACGTGCTGCACAGCATCGCCAGCGCGCCCGGCACCCCGCGCGAGAAGGCCGAATCGAAGCGGGGCATGCGTGCCTTCGCCCGCCATGTCCGCACCGCCACGCCCGCGGCGCGGGCGGCAATCGCGGCCAGCGGCCACGGCTACCGCTGGTGGCGCGACGCGCTCGACACGGATCAGCTGGCCGTGTTGCAGGCGAGCCGCTCTCCGGCCTTGATCATCCAGGCCGGCGCCGACGATTCCGTGTCCCCCGAGGCCGTGCTGGCCATGGTTGCCCGGCTCCATCAGGCGGGCAAGCGCAACATCACCTACAAGACCTATGCGTCGCTGGACCACCGCTTGCGCGGGCCCGATGGACAATCTCACATGGCCGAGGTGGTGGACGACATGGCCGCGTGGCTGCAGGACGCGGGCATCGTGCCGTGA
- a CDS encoding HoxN/HupN/NixA family nickel/cobalt transporter, translating to MPAHPFRLIASIFNDEATDVRRKTVALYAILIAANAGAWIWALAAFRDHPVLLASAVLAYTLGLRHAVDADHIAAIDNVTRKLMAEGKRPVAVGFFFSLGHSTVVTLMSIGIAIAAAALQSHFGEMKAVGGLIGTSVSALFLFLLAFFNLLILVSVWRAFRAVKRGETLRAQDLDLLLNERGVLARWFRPLFRLASRSWHLFPMGLLFGLGFDTATEVALFGLSAAEAAKGVPFWTIMVFPALFTAGMSLVDTTDGILMLGAYGWAFTKPIRKLYYNMTITLVSVIVAVVIGGIEALGLIADKLGLEGGLWDVVGALNAHFGMLGYVIIGVFVLSWLVSMVVYRVQRYDEIEVKLG from the coding sequence ATGCCAGCCCACCCGTTCCGCCTGATCGCCAGCATCTTCAATGACGAAGCCACCGACGTGCGCCGCAAGACCGTGGCGCTCTACGCGATCCTGATCGCCGCCAATGCCGGGGCCTGGATCTGGGCCCTGGCCGCCTTCCGCGACCACCCGGTGCTGCTGGCATCCGCCGTGCTGGCCTATACGCTGGGGCTGCGCCACGCCGTCGACGCCGACCATATCGCGGCCATCGACAATGTCACGCGCAAACTGATGGCCGAAGGCAAGCGGCCGGTCGCGGTGGGCTTCTTCTTCTCGCTCGGCCATTCCACCGTGGTCACGCTGATGTCGATCGGCATCGCCATCGCGGCGGCCGCCCTGCAATCGCATTTCGGCGAGATGAAGGCGGTCGGCGGCCTGATCGGCACCAGCGTCTCGGCGCTGTTCCTGTTCCTGCTGGCCTTCTTCAACCTGCTGATCCTGGTCTCGGTCTGGCGTGCCTTCCGCGCCGTCAAGCGCGGCGAGACGCTGCGCGCCCAGGACCTCGACCTGCTGCTCAACGAGCGCGGCGTGCTGGCGCGCTGGTTCCGCCCGCTGTTCCGCCTGGCCAGCCGCAGCTGGCACCTGTTCCCGATGGGCCTGCTGTTCGGCCTGGGCTTCGACACCGCCACCGAGGTGGCCCTGTTCGGCCTCTCCGCCGCGGAAGCCGCCAAGGGCGTGCCGTTCTGGACCATCATGGTGTTCCCGGCGCTGTTCACCGCCGGCATGTCGCTGGTCGACACCACCGATGGCATCCTCATGCTCGGCGCCTACGGCTGGGCCTTCACCAAGCCGATCCGCAAGCTCTACTACAACATGACCATCACGCTGGTCTCGGTGATCGTCGCGGTGGTCATCGGCGGCATCGAAGCACTCGGCCTGATCGCCGACAAGCTCGGCCTGGAAGGCGGCCTGTGGGACGTGGTCGGCGCGCTCAACGCACATTTCGGCATGCTGGGCTATGTGATCATCGGCGTGTTCGTGCTGAGCTGGCTGGTCTCGATGGTGGTGTACCGCGTGCAGCGCTATGACGAGATCGAGGTGAAGCTGGGGTGA
- a CDS encoding enoyl-CoA hydratase, with protein MRAPAGAGLRAPANGGTPSRMPASVFGEAGIVTQTHSTDPGQHSEAASVLVEIDPAGYAVLTLNRPQAMNALSVALCRALAEAVAALRDDPRVRVLILTGSGRAFCAGLDLKELAAGRELSAFVSTSDPVRVLGTFRGPVIGAINGAAITGGFELALACDMLIASTEARFADTHARVGIVPGWGLSQKLSRLVGLARAKEISLTGNFVGAQEAERIGLVNRVVAPETLLPAARRLAEDLLSAVPEMLPEMKQLIDEGYALPLGEALALERRRSSAWSQAMPREEIARRREAVQQRGRAQAAGG; from the coding sequence ATGCGGGCGCCCGCGGGCGCAGGACTTCGTGCGCCGGCGAACGGCGGCACGCCGTCGCGCATGCCCGCTTCCGTCTTCGGCGAGGCAGGCATCGTGACGCAAACGCATTCCACAGACCCCGGGCAGCACAGCGAGGCGGCTTCCGTGCTGGTCGAGATCGATCCGGCCGGCTATGCGGTGCTGACCCTGAACCGGCCGCAGGCGATGAACGCATTGTCGGTGGCGCTGTGCCGGGCGCTGGCCGAGGCGGTGGCGGCGCTGCGCGACGATCCGCGTGTGCGCGTGCTGATCCTGACCGGCAGCGGGCGTGCCTTCTGCGCCGGGCTGGATCTCAAGGAACTGGCGGCCGGGCGCGAACTGTCGGCCTTCGTCAGCACCAGCGATCCGGTGCGCGTGCTCGGCACCTTCCGGGGGCCGGTGATCGGTGCCATCAATGGCGCGGCCATCACCGGCGGCTTCGAGCTGGCGCTGGCCTGCGACATGCTCATCGCCTCCACCGAAGCACGCTTCGCCGACACGCACGCACGCGTGGGCATCGTGCCGGGCTGGGGTTTGTCGCAGAAGCTGAGCCGGCTGGTCGGCCTGGCCCGGGCCAAGGAGATCTCGCTGACCGGCAACTTCGTCGGCGCGCAGGAGGCGGAACGCATCGGCCTGGTCAACCGCGTGGTGGCGCCGGAGACGCTGCTGCCGGCCGCCCGGCGGCTCGCCGAAGACCTGTTGTCGGCGGTGCCGGAGATGCTGCCGGAGATGAAGCAGCTGATCGACGAGGGCTATGCGCTGCCGCTGGGCGAGGCGCTGGCGCTGGAGCGCCGGCGCTCCAGCGCGTGGAGCCAGGCCATGCCGCGCGAGGAGATCGCGCGGCGGCGCGAGGCCGTGCAGCAGCGCGGCCGCGCGCAGGCGGCGGGCGGCTGA